One segment of Macrotis lagotis isolate mMagLag1 chromosome 1, bilby.v1.9.chrom.fasta, whole genome shotgun sequence DNA contains the following:
- the RPL35 gene encoding large ribosomal subunit protein uL29, translating to MAKIKARDLRGKKKEELLKQLDDLKVELSQLRVAKVTGGAASKLSKIRVVRKSIARVLTVINQTQKENLRKFYKGKKYKPLDLRPKKTRAMRRRLNKHEESLKTKKQQRKERLYPLRKFAVKA from the exons ATG GCAAAAATCAAGGCCAGGGATCTTCgtgggaagaagaaggaagagctACTTAAGCAATTAGATGATTTAAAGGTGGAACTTTCCCAGTTGAGAGTGGCCAAGGTCACAGGAGGAGCTGCATCCAAACTATCTAAGAT CCGAGTTGTCCGAAAATCTATTGCCCGGGTCCTGACTGTCATCAACCAGACACAGAAAGAGAACCTCAGGAAATTCTATAAG GGCAAGAAATACAAGCCCCTGGACCTTCGGCCCAAGAAGACCCGTGCCATGCGCCGCAGGCTTAATAAACATGAGGAAAGCCTGAAGACTAAAAAACAGCAGAGGAAAGAACGCCTGTACCCTCTTCGAAAATTTGCTGTTAAGGCATAA
- the WDR38 gene encoding WD repeat-containing protein 38 has protein sequence MPQAAPPRRRPPGRGAAGGRARSPRQAAPAPAPPAPLRVWAPLSVRSIQYFSRHRGEVNSCAFSPDTRILLTCCDDSKLYMWEARTGHLLRKLQGHTGPVLFCRFSPDGKLFASASRDCTVRLWDVQTTKCIMVLKGHSRGVETVSFSPDSKQLVSGGWDRKAVLWEVQTGKIITQLLGHRDAIQSSDFSPNSEYVATGSWDFTVQIWDLRTMDKIKKKILEGHKGNVSCVCFSPTGILASGSWDKTICLWKPETGKLLAKLLGHLTWVKSMAFSADGLLMASSEYSEMVKIWDCTSGKCTDSLRGVLEVAHVCAFTPDGKLLVSGSADQQMFGEYPKSYQMGCSATQKSALRNNYIKATETCNPNLHFLESGATTKKTKSNTIST, from the exons ATGCCCCAGGCGGCGCCCCCGAGGAGGAGGCCCCCGGGCCGGGGCGCAGCGGGGGGCCGCGCGCGGAGCCCCCGCCaggccgccccggccccggcccctccGGCCCCGCTGCGGGTGTGGGCGCCCCTGAGCGTGCGCAGCATCCAGTACTTCAGCCGCCACCGCGGGGAG GTTAATTCGTGCGCCTTCTCCCCGGACACCAGGATCCTCCTCACCTGCTGTGATGACAGCAAGCTCTACATGTGGGAGGCTCGGACTGGCCACTTGCTGCGGAAGCTGCAGGGCCACACAG GTCCAGTGCTATTCTGCAGATTCTCTCCTGATGGAAAACTTTTTGCAAGTGCCTCTCGTGACTGCACAGTCCGGCTATGGGATGTCCAAACCACCAAGTGCATCATGGTTCTAAAAG GTCACTCCCGGGGTGTGGAAACAGTCAGCTTTAGTCCAGACTCTAAACAGCTGGTATCTGGAGGCTGGGACCGAAAGGCTGTACTCTGGGAAGTGCAG ACAGGCAAAATCATTACTCAACTCCTTGGTCATCGGGATGCTATCCAAAGCAGTGACTTTTCTCCCAATTCAGAATATGTT GCTACTGGTTCCTGGGATTTTACAGTCCAAATTTGGGATCTGCGTACAatggataaaattaaaaaaaaaatattggaaggcCACAAAGGAAATGTCAGCTGTGTGTGCTTCTCCCCAACTGGGATCCTG GCCTCAGGCTCCTGGGACAAAACCATCTGCCTCTGGAAGCCTGAGACAGGAAAGCTCCTTGCTAAACTGTTAGGACATCTGACCTGGGTGAAGAGCATGGCCTTCTCTGCTGATGGGCTTCTCATGGCTAGCTCAGAATACTCCGAGATG GTCAAGATCTGGGACTGTACAAGTGGAAAATGTACCGACAGCCTGAGG gGAGTTTTAGAGGTGGCGCATGTCTGTGCTTTCACCCCAGATGGGAAGTTGTTGGTTTCAGGGTCGGCTGATCAACAAATGTTTGGAGAATATCCCAAGAGTTATCAGATGGGCTGTTCAGCCACCCAGAAGTCAGCTCTAAGGAACAACTACATCAAGGCCACTGAAACATGCAATCCAAATCTACATTTCTTGGAATCAGGAGCCACAACAAAGAAAACTAAGAGCAACACCATTTCCACCTGA